The region TCCTGTTCAAACACAACTCTCGACCAATCAGAAAGTGATCGCTCGTGTAACAGACGGCATATACCGTCAGCCTGGCTCTGCTCTGAGAGAACTTATCTCAAACGCTTACGATGCAGACGCTACTCGAGTAACCATCAAGACGGATCGGCCACGGTTCAGTAGTATCCTTATAGAGGACGATGGGCTTGGGATGTCGCCGGATGTTCTGGCATATCTCATTAAGAATATTGGCGGAAGTGCTAAACGGACTGGCACAGGGGAAAGTCTGGGGATAACTCAGGACGACGATGTATCACTGAGCCCCAGTGGCCGAAAGCTTATTGGTAAGCTCGGGATTGGCATATTTTCTGTCTCTCAACTGACTCGTAGTTTCCAGATTATTACGAAGGTGACAGGGGATGCTTTTAGGACCGTAGCAATTGTCAAACTAAATCAATTCTCTGAGATGCCTACTGAAGGCCCAGAAGACGGGGAGTTTCAGGCTGGCGAAGTTCTACTGTGGCGCGAGTATACACCAGATATCAACGACCATGGAACTACTATTGTTCTAACGCAAATTCGTCCTCAAACCAGAGGAACGTTGCAGAGTACAAACATTTGGGAAGCGGTAGACAATCCTATTGAGACAGAGGAAGGCAGCTTAGCTACTGCATTTGTTCCTCAGTACCATATCGGTCGACTGGATGATAATAGTGACTTCCTAACCAAAGGTGTCAAGGAATTACAAGCATTGCCTTGGAAGGATGATGACTCTCCATCTGAAGCCTTCTCAAAATTGGTTGGTTCTGTTTGGGCGTCTCTTGTAACTGATAACCCAAACCCAAAACTTGACGTAATGTTTGATAACTATCTCCAGATGATCTGGGAACTTAGCCTCGCGCTCCCAATTCCTTACGTTGAAGGACACCTTTTTGATGAACCAGTCGCTGACGACTGGGCAGATTTCTTCGCATTGTCCAACGAACCGAAAGGAGGGGCTAGGCCTCTTCACACCTCCTCAGGCGACAAGGTGCGCGACCTCCTCGAATTGAGGAATGGCCTTGACGTTACCCTATTGCCCTTCACCGTTTATATTGATGATCTTGAACTTCGTCGTCC is a window of Candidatus Hydrogenedentota bacterium DNA encoding:
- a CDS encoding ATP-binding protein, with the protein product METQAEIADAIRQSTGPDLPVQTQLSTNQKVIARVTDGIYRQPGSALRELISNAYDADATRVTIKTDRPRFSSILIEDDGLGMSPDVLAYLIKNIGGSAKRTGTGESLGITQDDDVSLSPSGRKLIGKLGIGIFSVSQLTRSFQIITKVTGDAFRTVAIVKLNQFSEMPTEGPEDGEFQAGEVLLWREYTPDINDHGTTIVLTQIRPQTRGTLQSTNIWEAVDNPIETEEGSLATAFVPQYHIGRLDDNSDFLTKGVKELQALPWKDDDSPSEAFSKLVGSVWASLVTDNPNPKLDVMFDNYLQMIWELSLALPIPYVEGHLFDEPVADDWADFFALSNEPKGGARPLHTSSGDKVRDLLELRNGLDVTLLPFTVYIDDLELRRPIRFRNLPVSSHALKKPLVFLGKIEEHFVGLPITFSAGPLAFEAYFYWTPKIAPVDHRGALIRIHGASGSLFDHTFFRYQVSEQTRLRQITCEIFVSQGLEPALNIDREAFNTAHPHMVYIIKWVHSALRQLATAQKRAAQVIREESRQQARQQVSDALQLIVETANREHTSGEGAVPDVVFTDTSRESSSAKQIPLSFTIESNAQHSYERRAIFASESSSKQAADKHEKSMRAIIQVLSIYGVLEQLAPMEQENMLRAIADILRTEYV